A portion of the Melanotaenia boesemani isolate fMelBoe1 chromosome 2, fMelBoe1.pri, whole genome shotgun sequence genome contains these proteins:
- the maptb gene encoding microtubule-associated protein tau → MQQPPPSQSGAERSSRRTAAGAAAGGVMMDGDSFLLKDQEERSMMGDKGEVKERNHEASKTSKPAGGARAARMISAKSTESVDGVSSPGSRSPASRSSTPNRDVKKVAVVRTPPRSPASARGPTVPLPSHPMPDLSNVKSKIGSTENLKHTPGGGKVHIVNKKLNLSSVTSKCGSKDNIHHKPGGGNVEIKSEKVDFKAIQSKVGSLDNVTHVPGGGKKKIESHKLTFRETAKARTDHGADIIVQADSSPHCLSNASSSGSLNAADAPPLDHLADQVSASLAKQGL, encoded by the exons ATGCAGCAGCCTCCTCCCTCTCAGAGCGGAGCAGAGCGGAGCAGCAGACGGAcggcagcaggagcagcagcaggag GAGTAATGATGGATGGAGACTCCTTCCTTCTAAAAGATCAGGAGGAGcgaagcatgatgggag aTAAAGGGGAGGTGAAGGAGCGTAATCATGAAGCCTCGAAG ACCTCCAAGCCAGCAGGAGGCGCCAGAGCTGCACGAATGATCTCAGCTAAGAGTACAG agTCAGTGGATGGTGTCAGCAGTCCAGGAAGTCGTTCACCTGCCAGCAGGTCGTCCACTCCCAACAGAGACGTGAAGAAG GTGGCGGTGGTCCGTACCCCTCCAAGATCTCCTGCATCTGCTCGTGGACCAACAGTCCCCCTTCCCTCCCATCCAATGCCGGACCTCAGCAATGTAAAGTCCAAGATTGGGTCCACCGAGAACTTGAAACACACACCTGGAGGGGGCAAG GTTCACATCGTTAACAAGAAGCTGAATCTCAGCAGCGTTACATCAAAGTGTGGCTCTAAAGACAACATCCACCACAAACCAG GTGGAGGAAATGTGGAAATCAAGTCAGAGAAGGTGGATTTTAAAGCCATCCAGTCTAAAGTCGGGTCTCTGGACAATGTCACTCATGTTCCAGGAGGAGGGAAGAAGAAG ATTGAGAGTCACAAGCTGACCTTCAGAGAGACGGCCAAAGCTCGAACTGATCATGGTGCTGACATTATTGTCCAGGCTGACTCCTCCCCTCATTGCCTTAGCAACGCTTCCTCCTCTGGAAGCCTTAATGCTGCTGATGCTCCGCCCCTTGACCACCTGGCAGACCAG GTGTCCGCCTCCCTTGCCAAACAAGGCCTGTGA